The proteins below come from a single Oreochromis niloticus isolate F11D_XX unplaced genomic scaffold, O_niloticus_UMD_NMBU tig00001837_pilon, whole genome shotgun sequence genomic window:
- the LOC109200928 gene encoding uncharacterized protein LOC109200928 isoform X2, whose product MDCRTVLLLFTVCCAEGFEQNPTVNTTVIISYNGTNITQCVVKEFVPKKHDLKWLKNRKEITSEIDLPFTVVTTISESRKDGKKVYNAESRLTVNSSDVNADAEFTCVLTGGQKTYLNKTDRDNPVDVSTAADLTNRPTVTVHIPPQLHTDQLNPQDEITLVCLVTSAVNKMYKIEWTEFFGSKHYFTGTNVPPQQSKNDLKWRSMSLYTTSKENWYKKDPTKIFTCHVRYEQTHLHKSVSSSPGNSVECENNY is encoded by the exons ATGGACTGTAGGacagtgctgctgctttttacTGTCTGCTGTGCAG AGGGGTTTGAGCAGAATCCAACTGTTAATACAACAGTTATTATCTCTTATAACGGCACCAATATCACCCAATGCGTTGTGAAAGAGTTTGTACCAAAGAAACATGACCTCAAAtggctgaaaaacagaaaagaaatcacCAGTGAAATAGATCTGCCATTTACAGTTGTGACTACAATTTCTGAATCAAGAAAGGATGGAAAGAAGGTGTACAACGCAGAAAGTCGTCTCACAGTAAATTCCAGTGATGTGAATGCAGATGCTGAATTCACTTGTGTGTTAACGGGAGGgcaaaaaacatatttgaatAAAACTGACAGAGACAACCCAGTAG ATGTTTCCACAGCTGCCGATCTGACTAACA GGCCAACAGTGACAGTCCACATCCCCCCCCAGCTGCACACTGACCAGTTAAATCCTCAGGATGAAATCACTCTGGTGTGTCTGGTCACCAGTGCTGTGAATAAGATGTATAAAATTGAATGGACAGAATTTTTTGGAAGTAAACATTATTTCACAGGCACCAACGTCCCTCCACAGCAGAGCAAAAATGACCTGAAATGGCGAAGCATGAGTCTTTACACCACCAGTAAGGAAAACTGGTACAAAAAAGATCCAACCAAAATATTCACCTGCCATGTCCGATATGAACAAACTCACCTTCACAAATCAGTGTCCAGCAGCCCTGGTAATTCCGTTGAATGTGAAAATAACTACTAA
- the LOC109200928 gene encoding uncharacterized protein LOC109200928 isoform X1 yields MDCRTVLLLFTVCCAEGFEQNPTVNTTVIISYNGTNITQCVVKEFVPKKHDLKWLKNRKEITSEIDLPFTVVTTISESRKDGKKVYNAESRLTVNSSDVNADAEFTCVLTGGQKTYLNKTDRDNPVADVSTAADLTNRPTVTVHIPPQLHTDQLNPQDEITLVCLVTSAVNKMYKIEWTEFFGSKHYFTGTNVPPQQSKNDLKWRSMSLYTTSKENWYKKDPTKIFTCHVRYEQTHLHKSVSSSPGNSVECENNY; encoded by the exons ATGGACTGTAGGacagtgctgctgctttttacTGTCTGCTGTGCAG AGGGGTTTGAGCAGAATCCAACTGTTAATACAACAGTTATTATCTCTTATAACGGCACCAATATCACCCAATGCGTTGTGAAAGAGTTTGTACCAAAGAAACATGACCTCAAAtggctgaaaaacagaaaagaaatcacCAGTGAAATAGATCTGCCATTTACAGTTGTGACTACAATTTCTGAATCAAGAAAGGATGGAAAGAAGGTGTACAACGCAGAAAGTCGTCTCACAGTAAATTCCAGTGATGTGAATGCAGATGCTGAATTCACTTGTGTGTTAACGGGAGGgcaaaaaacatatttgaatAAAACTGACAGAGACAACCCAGTAG CAGATGTTTCCACAGCTGCCGATCTGACTAACA GGCCAACAGTGACAGTCCACATCCCCCCCCAGCTGCACACTGACCAGTTAAATCCTCAGGATGAAATCACTCTGGTGTGTCTGGTCACCAGTGCTGTGAATAAGATGTATAAAATTGAATGGACAGAATTTTTTGGAAGTAAACATTATTTCACAGGCACCAACGTCCCTCCACAGCAGAGCAAAAATGACCTGAAATGGCGAAGCATGAGTCTTTACACCACCAGTAAGGAAAACTGGTACAAAAAAGATCCAACCAAAATATTCACCTGCCATGTCCGATATGAACAAACTCACCTTCACAAATCAGTGTCCAGCAGCCCTGGTAATTCCGTTGAATGTGAAAATAACTACTAA
- the LOC100700235 gene encoding immunoglobulin gamma-1 heavy chain-like — MDFVTLLLLFIVCCAGVNGQTLTESEPAVKRPGESHRLTCTGSGYNFGGHGMHWIRQAPGKGLEWIANIWSDGSNTYYSQSVRGRFTISRDNNRQQVYLQMNSLKTEDSAVYYCARHSHPEILDHHTQLNKMDCRTLMLLLTVCYAEVFEQNPTLKVLSSFIEDGTYTASCFAKEFAPKKHEIKWLKNGADITSKIDLISTVSESRKADGKKVYNAASFLTVNSSDVNEDTEFTCVFTGGQNASLNKSDRDNTLDVSTTANPTNGPTVTVHIPLQLHIDQLNPEDEITLVCLVTSTVNKMYKIKWSESNGRNPGRYVTGTNIRAHQSKNDKKWRSMSLYTTSKENWYKKDPAKTFTCHVRSEHISITVSSSPGNSDECEHK; from the exons ATGGACTTTGTGACATTGTTGTTACTTTTCATTGTCTGCTGTGCAG GTGTTAatggtcagactctgacagaatctgaaccagCAGTTAAAAGACCAGGAgaatcccacagactgacctgtacaggATCTGGATATAACTTTGGTGGCCACGGTATGCACTGGatcagacaggctcctggaaaaggACTAGAGTGGATTGCTAACATCTGGAGTGATGGTAGCAACACTTACTACTCTCAGTCAGTCAGAGGCCGttttaccatctccagagacaacaacagacagcaggtgtatctgcagatgaacagtctgaagactgaagattctgctgtttattattgtgctcgacACTCA CATCCAGAGATACTGGACCATCACACACAGTTAAACAAGATGGACTGTAGGACATTGATGCTGCTTTTGACTGTCTGCTATGCAG AGGTGTTTGAGCAGAATCCAACTCTTAAAGTTCTTTCCTCCTTTATTGAGGACGGTACCTATACTGCCTCCTGCTTTGCCAAAGAGTTTGCACCAAAGAAACATGAgatcaaatggctgaaaaatggAGCAGACATCACCAGCAAAATAGATCTGATCAGTACAGTTTCTGAATCAAGAAAGGCAGATGGAAAGAAAGTGTACAACGCAGCAAGTTTTCTCACAGTAAATTCCAGTGATGTGAATGAAGATACTGAATTCACTTGTGTGTTTACGGGAGGGCAAAATGCATCTTTGAATAAAAGTGACAGAGACAACACACTAG ATGTTTCCACAACTGCGAATCCGACAAACG GGCCAACAGTGACAGTCCACATCCCCCTCCAGCTGCACATTGACCAGTTAAATCCTGAAGATGAAATCACTCTGGTGTGTCTCGTCACCAGTACTGTGAATAAGATGTATAAAATCAAATGGTCAGAAAGTAATGGAAGAAATCCTGGACGTTATGTTACAGGCACCAACATCCGTGCACATCAgagcaaaaatgacaaaaaatggcGAAGTATGAGTCTTTACACCACCAGTAAGGAAAACTGGTACAAAAAAGATCCAGCCAAAACGTTCACCTGCCATGTCCGATCTGAACATATTTCAATAACAGTGTCCAGCAGCCCTGGTAATTCCGATGAATGTGAACATAAATAA